A genomic stretch from Bacillus sp. N1-1 includes:
- a CDS encoding CPBP family intramembrane glutamic endopeptidase has product MLFGLIGSSMLLIPVLFQEISYIRSLFIFAILFALINASLEEVIWRGVMLSNLKRSVSTLYAVLITSVGFGLIHISIGIPVLLSILFSFGGLFYAIVVLKTKSIYPSIVFHMLINLGMVFNGWII; this is encoded by the coding sequence TTGCTTTTTGGATTAATTGGTTCGAGTATGCTACTTATACCTGTCCTCTTTCAAGAGATAAGCTATATAAGATCACTATTCATTTTTGCGATTTTGTTTGCCCTTATTAATGCCAGCTTGGAAGAAGTGATATGGAGAGGTGTTATGCTATCGAATTTAAAAAGAAGTGTTTCTACTTTATATGCTGTATTAATAACAAGTGTCGGTTTTGGCCTCATACACATTTCAATTGGAATACCTGTACTTCTAAGTATACTTTTCTCTTTTGGTGGGCTTTTCTATGCAATTGTGGTATTAAAGACAAAAAGTATTTACCCATCTATCGTTTTTCATATGCTTATTAATTTAGGTATGGTTTTCAATGGTTGGATTATTTAA